In a genomic window of Telopea speciosissima isolate NSW1024214 ecotype Mountain lineage chromosome 5, Tspe_v1, whole genome shotgun sequence:
- the LOC122662801 gene encoding protein CROWDED NUCLEI 4-like → MVSPQQERLAITLVSSSSKGRSTLGSRVLEPSTPLTRNGGTPLADEAIWQRLREAGFDEDSIKRRDKAALIAYIAKLETEIFDYQYQMGLLILERKEWVSKYEEVKAAADAAEINYKREQAARSTALAEARIREESLKKALGVEKECIANIEKTLHEMRAESAETKIAVESKMAEAQSMIEHAQKKYTEAEMKVHAAESLQADGSRYRRAAERKLQEVEAREDELRRRLTSFYSDCDAKEKEISLERQSLCESQRVLQQGRDQLLDGQALLNQREEYIFGRSQELNRIEKELEALKENIENKNRTLNEEKSNLDSKTSALSKREEAAIEREALLNKKEKELLILHEKLAIKEYDGIQRLTAKNEIALEKRKSDFEAELEVKRNQMEDEIESKRRAYELREVDLSQKEELIQEKEHDLEGHSRALVEREQDLTERSKFLEQKEKSLNEAEKEAELEKIRLVKEREEINNMRLDLQKSIDSLENRGKQVQQAQEKLEAMKSERAELLILEMKLKEEIDCIRAQKLELMTEADELKAEKAKFETEWEMIDEKREELRKEAERIAEERKAVSKLLKEERDSLKLEKGALQDQFKNDVESISREQQAFISKMEHEHSEWFSKIQQERADFVLDIEMQKKELECCIDKRREEIENYLREKEEAFEQEKARELRHLSSLKERVTKELEDIASEMKRLDNEKIEINLDRERSKREWADIGNAIEELQIQREKLKKQRELLLADKEANLIQIEHLKKLEDVKIAPEIVVSEMHVGDFKNSRRRFPAKKCSNTPTTLHVTEKKSHVSKEVICDASELGLLCKQEAYNASPSNSTPLSWLKRCTELIFKHNPETSAVQHGEQMLVSEFKDANLKLLENEYSQTTKKIVLAQLENIEDLRSRENDSTEKKLNRTQPVTSVLEEPKVILEVPAVSKDGRGAHNLASEYGTDAAENCETCVDSISKERHPPGRKRLLNASSYDHVDAELKQMQNNKKRRQKKGASETPSATSMPPLCPDENNYVEHSAEQEKGVCSQDQVPAFNPDNLWVGNGIPSCGLKTQKMVNEETLLEDDEELTRRHNLSQSEVVSSTMVKDQVKSKQENGGKVDEMNEDLTGKH, encoded by the exons ATGGTGAGTCCTCAACAGGAAAGGCTAGCGATAACTCTTGTTAGTTCCAGTAGTAAAGGTAGATCTACTCTTGGGTCTAGGGTTTTAGAACCTTCAACTCCACTTACAAGAAATGGCGGAACACCTCTTGCCGATGAAGCGATCTGGCAGCGCCTCCGTGAGGCTGGCTTCGATGAAGACTCCATCAAACGCAGGGATAAGGCTGCTCTCATTGCCTATATTGCTAAGCTTGAAACTGAG ATTTTTGACTATCAGTACCAAATGGGTCTTCTCATATTGGAAAGAAAGGAATGGGTATCTAAGTATGAGGAAGTTAAAGCTGCAGCAGATGCAGCTGAAATTAATTATAAACGTGAACAAGCTGCTCGTTCAACTGCTTTAGCTGAAGCTAGGATCCGAGAAGAGAGTTTAAAGAAGGCTTTGGGAGTCGAAAAAGAGTGTATAGCAAAT ATTGAGAAGACCTTACATGAGATGCGTGCCGAATCTGCTGAAACGAAAATTGCAGTGGAGAGTAAGATGGCTGAGGCACAAAGTATGATAGAGCATGCTCAGAAAAAATATACCGAAGCAGAGATGAAGGTGCATGCTGCCGAGTCTTTGCAAGCAGATGGTAGTCGGTATCGCCGTGCTGCAGAAAGGAAACTGCAGGAAGTTGAAGCACGTGAAGATGAACTTCGTAGACGTCTCACATCTTTTTATTCTGA TTGTGATGCTAAAGAGAAGGAAATCAGTCTGGAACGGCAATCATTATGTGAAAGCCAGAGAGTCTTACAGCAAGGACGAGATCAATTACTTGATGGCCAGGCCCTGCTGAACCAAAGGGAAGAATACATCTTTGGAAGGTCTCAAGAATTGAATCGTATTGAAAAGGAGTTGGAGGccttaaaagaaaatattgagAATAAAAATAGGACACTTAATGAGGAAAAATCCAATTTGGACTCAAAAACATCTGCCCTTTCGAAAAGAGAAGAG GCTGCCATTGAAAGGGAAGCACTACttaacaaaaaagagaaagagctACTGATTCTACACGAAAAGCTTGCAATCAAGGAATAC GATGGGATTCAAAGACTCACAGCTAAAAATGAAATTGCCCTTGAAAAGAGGAAGTCTGACTTTGAAGCAGAGCTGGAAGTAAAGCGTAATCAAATGGAGGATGAAATTGAATCCAAGAGACGGGCTTATGAGTTGAGGGAGGTTGATCTTAGTCAGAAGGAGGAACTAATCCAAGAGAAGGAGCATGACCTTGAGGGTCACTCAAGAGCATTGGTAGAAAGAGAGCAGGATTTAACAGAGAGGTCAAAATTTCTTgagcagaaagaaaaaagtcTCAACGAAGCTGAAAAAGAGGCAGAATTGGAGAAGATACGTTTggtgaaagaaagagaagagattaACAATATGAGGTTAGACCTTCAAAAGTCAATTGATTCACTGGAAAACAGAGGGAAACAAGTTCAGCAAGCGCAAGAAAAATTAGAGGCCATGAAGAGTGAAAGGGCAGAGTTACTGATCCTAGAGATGAAACTTAAGGAAGAAATTGATTGTATCAGGGCTCAGAAGCTTGAGCTGATGACTGAAGCAGATGAACTGAAAGCCGAGAAGGCAAAGTTTGAAACTGAGTGGGAGATGATCGatgaaaaaagggaagaacTGCGAAAAGAAGCAGAACGTATTGCTGAAGAGCGAAAAGCAGTTTCCAAGTTGCTCAAAGAAGAACGTGACAGCCTGAAATTGGAGAAAGGTGCACTTCAGGATCAATTTAAAAATGATGTGGAATCCATTTCTCGTGAGCAGCAAGCCTTCATTAGTAAGATGGAGCATGAGCATTCAGAGTGGTTTAGCAAGATTCAGCAAGAGCGTGCTGATTTTGTTCTTGACATTGAGATGCAGAAGAAGGAATTAGAATGTTGCATTGACAAGAGAAGGGAGGAAATAGAAAATTATttaagagagaaggaggaagccTTTGAGCAAGAAAAAGCTAGAGAGCTTCGTCATCTCAGTTCACTGAAAGAAAGAGTCACAAAAGAATTGGAAGACATTGCTTCGGAGATGAAAAGACTTGATAATGAAAAAATAGAGATCAACCTCGATCGTGAGCGGAGTAAAAGGGAATGGGCTGATATCGGAAATGCCATTGAAGAACTGCAGATCCAAAGGGAAAAACTGAAGAAACAGAGGGAATTATTGCTTGCTGACAAGGAAGCAAATCTTATCCAGATTGAGCATCTtaaaaagttggaggatgtgAAAATTGCACCAGAAATTGTGGTATCAGAGATGCATGTAGGTGATTTCAAGAATAGCAGAAGAAGGTTTCCTGCCAAGAAATGCTCAAATACACCAACTACTTTACATGTTACCGAGAAAAAATCCCATGTATCAAAAGAGGTTATTTGTGATGCCTCTGAGCTGGGATTGCTTTGTAAGCAAGAAGCGTATAATGCTTCACCTTCTAACTCTACCCCTCTGTCATGGCTCAAACGATGTACTGAATTGATATTCAAACATAATCCTGAAACGTCTGCAGTTCAGCATGGAGAACAGATGCTTGTATCTGAGTTCAAGGATGCAAATTTGAAGTTGCTGGAGAACGAGTATTCTCAAACCACTAAGAAAATAGTGTTGGCACAATTGGAGAATATTGAGGACCTGAGATCAAGAGAAAATGATAGCACAGAAAAAAAGTTGAACAGGACACAACCTGTGACTTCTGTTCTTGAAGAGCCCAAAGTAATACTTGAAGTGCCTGCTGTTAGCAAGGATGGAAGAGGCGCACATAATTTGGCATCTGAATATGGAACAGATGCAGCTGAAAATTGTGAAACTTGTGTTGACTCCATTTCTAAAGAGAGGCATCCCCCTGGAAGAAAAAGACTTCTAAATGCTTCCTCTTATGACCATGTTGATGCAGAATTAAAGCAAATGCAGAATAATAAGAAACGGAGGCAAAAAAAAGGTGCTTCAGAGACCCCAAG TGCGACCTCAATGCCACCACTCTGTCCAGATGAAAATAATTACGTTGAACATTCAGCAGAACAAGAGAAAGGGGTCTGTTCGCAGGATCAAGTACCAGCATTTAACCCAGATAATCTTTGGGTAGGGAATGGTATCCCATCTTGTGGCTTGAAGACACAAAAGATGGTAAATGAAGAGACATTGTTGGAGGATGACGAAGAACTTACAAGGCGGCATAATCTG TCTCAAAGTGAAGTTGTGAGCAGTACTATGGTTAAGGATCAAGTCaaatcaaaacaagaaaatgGAGGAAAAGTTGATGAAATGAATGAAGATTTGACCGGAAAACATTAG